One segment of Brassica napus cultivar Da-Ae chromosome C3, Da-Ae, whole genome shotgun sequence DNA contains the following:
- the LOC106382969 gene encoding probable zinc metalloprotease EGY2, chloroplastic → MNLAASFRGNYGVLSQCCSSRCSLQFQPLVATSSLGFGQRDSYRRKKELKLFRVQRKRETFCRVTDTQTEPDGNNDEESGGEDKEALADEPPSQTPPTELVPEATVVDEAVGSNEENKVQFSSQDGDKLEVSTGSPLPGVNPLQLDDSMRLPKETIDILKDQVFGFDTFFVTSQEPYEGGVLFKGNLRGQPAKSYEKIKTRLENKFGDQYKLFLLSNPEDDKPVAVVVPRRSLEPETTAVPEWFAAGSFGLVALFTLFLRNVPALQSDLLSAFDNLELLKDGLPGALVTALVLGVHELGHVLVANNLGIKLGVPFFVPSWQIGSFGAITRIKNIVPKREDLLKVAAAGPLAGFSLGFVLFLVGLVVPPSDGIGVVVNSSVFHESFLVGGIAKLLLGDVLKEGTSISLNPLVIWAWAGLFINGINSIPAGELDGGKITFSIWGRKASARLTSVSLALLGLSALFSDVAFYWVVLIFFLQRGPIAPLAEEITEPEEKFVYLGILVLFLSLLVCLPYPFPFTGEDAMMIGL, encoded by the exons ATGAATCTCGCGGCTAGCTTTCGCGGCAATTACGGCGTCTTGTCGCAATGCTGCAGCTCACGTTGCAGTCTTCAGTTTCAGCCATTGGTAGCTACTTCGAGTTTAGGTTTTGGGCAGAGAGATAGCTATCgaaggaagaaggagctgaagctcTTCCGAGTTCAAAG AAAGAGAGAGACTTTTTGTAGAGTGACGGATACACAAACGGAACCAGATGGCAATAACGATGAG GAAAGTGGAGGAGAAGACAAAGAGGCGTTAGCAGATGAACCTCCTTCACAGACTCCTCCTACTGAGTTGGTTCCAGAGGCAACTGTTGTGGATGAAGCCGTAGGCAGTAATGAGGAAAACAAAGTTCAATTCAGCTCTCAG GACGGTGATAAATTAGAAGTTAGCACTGGCTCTCCTCTTCCTGGTGTGAAT CCGTTACAACTGGATGATTCCATGAGACTCCCCAAAGAAACGATTGATATCCTCAAGGACCAAGTATTTGGGTTTGACACCTTCTTTGTTACAAGCCAAGAACCATACGAG GGTGGGGTGTTGTTCAAAGGAAATCTAAGAGGCCAGCCTGCTAAAAGCTACGAGAAGATAAAGACAAGATTGGAG AATAAATTTGGTGACCAGTACAAGCTTTTCCTCCTTTCCAATCCAGAGGATGATAAACCTGTGGCTGTTGTTGTTCCTAGAAGGTCCTTGGAACCTGAGACAACAG CTGTTCCTGAATGGTTTGCTGCTGGTTCTTTCGGATTGGTGGCGTTGTTTACATTGTTTCTCCGTAATGTTCCCGCCTTGCAATCCGACTTACT ATCAGCATTTGACAACCTTGAGCTGCTGAAAGATGGCTTGCCAGGAGCTCTCGTCACCGCTCTCGTCCTTGGAGTGCATGAACTGGGACACGTTTTAGTTGCAAACAACCTAGGGATAAAGCTCGGTGTTCCGTTCTTCGTTCCAAGTTGGCAG ATAGGTTCTTTCGGTGCTATAACGAGAATCAAAAACATCGTGCCCAAACGAGAAGATCTTTTGAAGGTTGCAGCTGCAGGGCCTTTGGCTGGCTTTTCTCTGGGCTTTGTTCTGTTTCTTGTTGGGTTGGTCGTGCCTCCAAGTGACGGCATTGGCGTTGTAGTTAACTCTTCAGTGTTTCACGAATCCTTTCTTGTTGGTGGTATTG CAAAGCTATTACTCGGTGATGTACTAAAGGAAGGAACATCGATATCTTTGAACCCACTTGTGATATGGGCATGGGCTGGACTTTTCATCAATGGCATTAACAGCATCCCTGCAGGAGAGCTTGATGGTGGTAAAATCACTTTCTCCATTTGGGGTAGAAAG GCCTCAGCACGGCTCACGAGTGTCTCCTTAGCGCTTCTGGGTCTATCTGCGTTGTTCAGTGACGTGGCATTCTACTGGGTGGTGCTGATATTCTTCCTGCAGCGTGGACCAATAGCGCCGCTGGCTGAGGAAATCACTGAGCCTGAAGAGAAGTTTGTCTATCTAGGAATCTTGGTTCTCTTCCTCTCCTTGCTTGTGTGTTTGCCTTACCCGTTTCCTTTCACCGGCGAAGACGCCATGATGATTGGCTTGTGA